Proteins from a genomic interval of Chryseobacterium indologenes:
- a CDS encoding thymidylate synthase, with protein MYIEKQSLDDIIHDLLNKIREQGINQKNSKGQNKEILGVYIKLTNPLNRISTSFAKSVFVSPIGEFLWYMSGSNNLDFIMYYIKKYVDFSNDGKILNGAYGARLFSKVDSVSTQIDTVVELLKRKENTRQAVIQIFDKNDLLDKDNLDIPCTCTLQFFIRDNKLILFVTMRSNDVFVGLPHDIFCFTMLQEIIAKELKKEIGSYNHFISSCHYYMADDKDVDLYLSEGLQTSKTQMEPMPNDTSLLTMKTVLEYENKIRNLQEFDIEESGLNPYWKDLLYILLIFSLRKTNKKKAFQDKVKNLLHLISNENYKIYIKEKFNV; from the coding sequence ATGTATATCGAAAAACAATCATTAGATGATATTATTCATGATTTACTTAATAAAATAAGGGAACAAGGAATTAATCAAAAAAATAGCAAAGGTCAGAATAAAGAAATATTAGGTGTCTATATAAAATTAACAAATCCCCTAAATAGGATTAGTACATCCTTTGCAAAAAGCGTATTTGTAAGTCCGATAGGAGAATTTTTATGGTATATGTCTGGATCTAATAATCTGGATTTTATAATGTACTATATTAAAAAATATGTTGATTTCTCTAATGATGGTAAAATTTTAAATGGGGCCTATGGAGCGAGACTTTTTAGTAAGGTGGATTCTGTTTCTACTCAAATAGATACTGTTGTTGAGTTGCTTAAAAGAAAAGAAAATACAAGACAGGCAGTAATTCAAATCTTTGATAAAAATGATTTACTTGATAAAGATAATTTAGATATTCCATGTACATGTACATTGCAATTTTTTATCAGAGATAATAAACTTATATTATTTGTGACAATGCGATCAAATGATGTTTTTGTTGGGTTACCTCATGATATCTTTTGCTTTACAATGCTTCAGGAGATTATAGCAAAGGAACTAAAGAAAGAAATCGGCTCTTATAATCATTTCATAAGTAGTTGCCATTATTATATGGCAGACGATAAAGACGTTGATCTGTATTTAAGTGAAGGATTACAAACTTCAAAAACTCAAATGGAGCCGATGCCTAATGACACTTCTCTACTCACGATGAAAACAGTTTTAGAGTATGAAAATAAAATAAGAAATTTGCAGGAATTTGATATTGAAGAAAGTGGATTAAATCCATACTGGAAAGATTTACTTTATATATTACTGATATTCTCCCTTAGAAAAACTAATAAGAAAAAAGCATTTCAAGATAAAGTCAAAAATTTATTACATTTAATAAGTAACGAAAATTATAAGATATATATAAAAGAAAAGTTTAATGTTTGA